A part of Perca fluviatilis chromosome 15, GENO_Pfluv_1.0, whole genome shotgun sequence genomic DNA contains:
- the LOC120575416 gene encoding transmembrane protein 233, with translation MATSSNMEESQQPPVTFQPASATTHAQDGNQTDDMEHLTVISDNVESNGVGPVRVDSSPTVSSVSPKLHAQPGGHANGRPGLSSRSGSMAAGSPRPSLTRRPSAITEAVDGSKPRDYLILAILSCFCPLWPINIVALVFSVMSRNSLQQGNVDGARRLGRNAMVLSVVSILGGIVIIAAGIALNWGLILKS, from the exons ATGGCGACCAGCAGCAACATGGAGGAGTCCCAGCAGCCCCCTGTGACCTTCCAACCGGCCAGCGCGACAACGCACGCTCAGGACGGCAATCAAACGGATGACATGGAGCACCTCACTGTGATCAGCGACAACGTGGAGA GTAATGGCGTGGGTCCTGTGCGGGTGGACTCGTCTCCCACGGTGTCCTCCGTGTCGCCCAAGCTTCACGCCCAGCCGGGTGGCCACGCTAACGGCCGGCCCGGTCTGAGCAGCCGGTCCGGCTCGATGGCGGCGGGCTCCCCCAGGCCCTCGCTCACCCGCCGGCCCAGCGCTATCACGGAGGCTGTGGACGGGTCCAAGCCCAGAGACTACCTGATCCTGGCCATCCTGTCCTGCTTCTGCCCGCTGTGGCCCATCAACATTGTAGCCCTTGTCTTCTCTGTCATG TCCCGGAACAGTCTGCAGCAGGGCAACGTGGACGGAGCTCGGCGTCTGGGCCGTAATGCCATGGTCCTGTCCGTCGTCTCCATCCTGGGAGGGATCGTCATCATCGCCGCCGGCATCGCCCTCAACTGGGGAC